A region of Anticarsia gemmatalis isolate Benzon Research Colony breed Stoneville strain chromosome 10, ilAntGemm2 primary, whole genome shotgun sequence DNA encodes the following proteins:
- the LOC142975984 gene encoding protein D2-like has translation MRNIWVAFILSWRIVYGAISPQCVLTDVKSLLEGCDRLNGLNVTSVGGTIVNDHNCDVLLPKQVFIEEPLFQYPLADSKKFYTIIMVDPDAPPQMDGEFYLHMVKSNVPGLALKAKESSKTVGIDYRGYKPPAPPRGTGQHRYIMLLYEQADGNNFLPTVPSTRHRFVLAKWLVGKNLCGPVAGTQFKTEF, from the exons ATGAGGAACATATGGGTTGCTTTTATATTGTCTTGGAGGATAGTATATGGGGCTATTTCTCCGCAATGTGTTCTTACTGATGTGAAAAGTCTCCTGGAAGGGTGTGATCGCCTCAATGGGTTGAACGTGACCAGCGTCGGCGGGACCATTGTTAACGACCACAACTGTGATGTACTCCTGCCGAAACAAGTCTTTATTGAAGAACCTTTGTTCCAGTATCCTTTGGCTGACTCg aaaaagttCTACACCATAATAATGGTCGATCCAGATGCACCCCCGCAGATGGATGGAGAGTTTTATCTTCACATGGTTAAATCTAATGTACCG GGATTAGCTTTAAAGGCAAAGGAAAGTAGTAAGACCGTTGGAATTGATTACAGAG GATACAAACCACCAGCGCCACCTCGCGGTACAGGTCAGCATCGCTACATTATGTTGCTGTATGAACAGGCAGACGGCAACAATTTTCTACCCACTGTGCCTTCAACGCGGCATCGATTCGTATTGGCCAAGTGGCTTGTTGGTAAAAACCTCTGTGGACCAGTCGCTGGCACACAGTTCAAAACTGAATTCTAG
- the LOC142975859 gene encoding nuclear receptor-binding factor 2 codes for MESHPLNLAHQQHRRAEAHLMNNRYDEAMQCHHNAAELLLDAMKSTTSSVALESITLQHSYHLKQKDLIKSKKEQYERVKKAVDNLKGLGKDPTYNIPVNDNSKVQLAIYRTINETDSLLYTLLNRNNDQGIKDAVIKVDEIDGKKKEKGQETVVEELQILNQNLHSLVEQLVLQVEVLKDENMTLKERVSYLEKERVKYLNLPSSQSDVLQRNFSNMNLGGEGLSNDFIQKMPIAREPQVGRPINSIDRTSPGAHFDLSALKDL; via the exons aTGGAGTCACATCCACTTAATTTG GCTCATCAACAACATCGACGTGCTGAGGCGCACCTCATGAACAATAGATACGACGAAGCAATGCAGTGCCACCACAATGCTGCGGAGTTACTGCTAGACGCAATGAAATCGACCACGTCATCGGTTGCCTTAGAGTCCATTACTCTACAACACAGCTACCACCTTAAACAAAAAGACCTCATCAAAAGTAAGAAAGAACAATACGAACGAGTGAAGAAAGCAGTGGATAATTTAAAAGGCTTGGGTAAAGATCCCACATACAATATTCCAGTCAATGATAACTCGAAAGTACAATTAGCTATTTATAGAACAATCAATGAGACAGATTCATTGTTATACACATTACTCAATAGAAACAATGACCAAGGTATAAAAGATGCAGTTATAAAAGTTGATGAAATTGATGGCAAAAAGAAGGAAAAGGGTCAAGAAACTGTAGTAGAAGAATTACagatattaaatcaaaatttacatTCATTAGTGGAACAGTTAGTATTACAAGTTGAAGTACTTAAAGATGAAAACATGACTTTAAAAGAAAGGGTTAGTTACTTAGAGAAAGAGAGAGTTAAGTACCTGAACCTTCCATCGTCACAGAGTGATGTGTTACAAAGGAACTTTTCTAATATGAATTTAGGAGGTGAAGGACTATCAAAtgattttattcaaaagatGCCTATTGCTAGAGAGCCTCAGGTGGGTAGACCAATAAATAGTATAGATAGGACTAGTCCTGGGGCTCACTTTGACTTAAGTGCACTTAAGGACCTCTAG
- the LOC142975858 gene encoding transmembrane protein 127-like — protein MGCLTWIRGFKMPFPFKDKELNKIAAFFNISTFLLTCAALVQPSWFRIKGLHCTQSLSLAQFFSFDDDDDDNDQINIRTDNDYDLINRSDYIGLPPCTTPETISLMRVLILLCFMVLLCSCIGTLINLTSLNSRAIKMLRRNAIPSIMCVFWVIAIVGVCYYTTVVLGNANNSDPNTIQVDYEYGFYTITGAGALALLASAANLWGAPLSSDEDVQRRNLMEDWDGYEAHSVGPTPAVPTLPPYTPSADYVPTLHPPYAPPVLGAQQYFPFDDLSVLPPPPPYSP, from the exons ATGGGGTGTTTAACGTGGATCCGAG gATTCAAAATGCCATTTCCATTCAAAGATaaagaactaaacaaaatagcagctttttttaatatatcaacttttttattaacctgtGCTGCATTGGTACAGCCTAGTTGGTTTAGAATTAAAGGCCTGCATTGTACACAAAGTTTGTCATTAGCACAATTCTTCTcatttgatgatgatgatgatgacaatgACCAGATTAACATAAGGACTGACAATGATTATGATCTCATCAATAGATCTGATTACATTG GTTTACCACCATGCACAACACCGGAAACTATATCATTGATGAGAGTCCTAATACTGCTATGTTTTATGGTGCTACTTTGCTCCTGTATTGGTACACTGATCAATCTAACAAGCTTGAACAGTAGAGCTATCAAGATGCTCCGCAGAAATGCTATTCCCAGCATAATGTGTGTATTTTGGGTAATAGCTATTGTTGGTGTGTGTTACTATACTACTGTTGTTTTGGGAAATGCAAATAACAGTGATCCCAATACTATACAAGTGGATTATGAGTATGGATTTTACACTATCACAGGAGCAG GTGCCTTGGCATTGTTAGCGTCTGCCGCTAACTTATGGGGCGCTCCTTTGTCTAGTGATGAAGATGTTCAAAGACGAAATTTAATGGAAGACTGGGACGGGTATGAGGCACATAGTGTGGGGCCGACTCCCGCAGTGCCGACTCTTCCGCCTTACACGCCGAGCGCTGACTACGTGCCTACATTACACCCACCTTACGCGCCTCCGGTACTGGGCGCGCAACAATATTTCCCCTTCGATGACCTCTCGGTACTCCCTCCGCCTCCTCCTTACTCACCCTGA